The following are encoded in a window of Paenibacillaceae bacterium GAS479 genomic DNA:
- a CDS encoding inhibitor of the pro-sigma K processing machinery — protein sequence MKWIWLSVLSLSSILLVITLVRSRMSWSWFSRLALHLTAAAVGIYLLNGTGLLPGSEIPLNPATISTAVVLGLPGVAVLAGIQAIIL from the coding sequence ATGAAATGGATTTGGCTGAGCGTTTTGAGCTTGTCTTCTATTCTACTGGTTATTACATTGGTGAGGAGCCGAATGTCCTGGTCTTGGTTCAGTCGCTTGGCTCTTCATCTTACAGCCGCCGCGGTGGGGATTTACCTGCTTAACGGAACGGGACTGCTGCCTGGCTCCGAGATTCCACTCAACCCGGCAACGATCAGTACGGCGGTCGTTCTCGGACTTCCTGGGGTAGCGGTATTGGCTGGCATTCAAGCGATTATTCTATAA
- a CDS encoding DNA replication and repair protein RecR — MYYPEPIAKLIDSFTRLPGIGPKTAARLAFHVLKMKEDDVIDFAKALVSVKRNLHFCSVCCNITDTDPCRICQDKSRDHSSICVVQESRDLVAMERTKEYNGQYHVLQGAISPIEGIGPEEIRIAELLRRLEDERVQELILATNPNIEGEATAMYLSRLIRPFGIRVTRIAHGLPVGGDLEYADEVTLSKALEGRRELS; from the coding sequence TTGTATTACCCCGAACCGATTGCGAAGCTTATTGACTCCTTTACCCGGCTACCGGGCATCGGGCCTAAGACGGCTGCAAGGCTCGCCTTCCATGTGCTTAAGATGAAGGAAGACGATGTGATTGATTTTGCCAAGGCATTGGTCAGTGTCAAAAGAAATCTGCATTTCTGCTCCGTATGCTGCAATATTACCGATACCGATCCTTGCCGGATTTGTCAGGACAAGAGCCGTGACCATTCCTCCATCTGTGTCGTGCAGGAGTCCAGGGATCTGGTCGCTATGGAACGCACTAAGGAATACAATGGCCAGTACCATGTGCTTCAAGGTGCGATATCACCGATCGAGGGCATCGGTCCAGAGGAGATTCGCATTGCCGAACTGCTGCGCAGACTTGAGGATGAACGGGTACAGGAGCTTATTTTAGCGACGAACCCTAATATTGAAGGAGAAGCGACAGCGATGTATCTTTCTCGCCTGATCCGTCCCTTCGGAATTCGCGTTACCCGCATTGCACACGGACTCCCGGTAGGAGGCGATTTGGAGTATGCGGACGAAGTTACGCTATCCAAAGCTTTGGAGGGCCGCAGAGAGCTCTCCTGA
- a CDS encoding DNA polymerase-3 subunit gamma/tau, with amino-acid sequence MTHIALYRAWRPQTFQDMVGQQHIRQTLQNAIREQRIAHAYLFNGPRGTGKTTTAKVFAKAVNCEHGPAPEPCNECAACRGITAGTIMDVVEIDAASNRGIDEIRDIRDNVRYAPSEVRYKVYIIDEVHMLTTEAFNALLKTLEEPPSHVIFILATTEPHKLPATVISRCQRFDFRQVSLEEQIERLREITEEEGIAAEPEALEYIARLSDGGMRDAISLLEQSAAFGSEKITLEGAVDVTGGLAVRQFAGIAEAVRDGNAAAVLPLVEGLMQGGKSPDKCLENLIYYFRDLLVLKLAPASAGGMGRMADPAVFRDMAEGFSSERIFRMIDELNRYQNEMRHAAHPQTLFEVALLKICTLPEGASPGSGAQPAADNRGASAPAASGHEVAALQQRIDQLERKLEQLQRSGGAAPAVAPAAAAGGAPSRAGSSGFGPRSGGNLRTVKLDPFASAAASADTAQLRGKWTEVLGRVKDARVTVHAWLVDGEPVSWAGDSVLIAFKNTMHRETTEKQANRELIERVLQETFGRPIQLATVMQKDWQQASSGVSAERKAEPLELSHDEPPAAPSRPEWVEEAFKLFGEDLVELKKE; translated from the coding sequence GTGACCCATATCGCCTTATACCGTGCTTGGCGTCCGCAGACGTTCCAGGACATGGTAGGACAACAGCATATTAGGCAGACGCTGCAGAACGCGATCCGCGAGCAGCGCATTGCGCATGCTTACTTGTTCAACGGGCCGAGGGGCACGGGCAAGACGACGACTGCCAAAGTTTTCGCCAAAGCAGTTAACTGCGAGCATGGCCCGGCGCCGGAGCCCTGCAATGAATGTGCGGCTTGCCGGGGAATTACCGCCGGTACTATTATGGACGTCGTCGAGATCGATGCCGCCTCCAACCGGGGGATCGACGAGATTCGTGACATCCGCGATAACGTTCGGTATGCCCCTTCCGAAGTCCGCTACAAAGTCTACATCATAGACGAAGTCCATATGCTGACGACGGAAGCGTTCAACGCGCTTCTGAAGACGCTGGAAGAGCCGCCGAGTCATGTCATCTTCATCTTGGCTACGACGGAGCCTCATAAGCTGCCGGCTACGGTTATCTCCCGCTGCCAACGCTTCGACTTTCGCCAAGTTTCACTGGAGGAACAAATCGAGCGCTTGCGCGAGATTACCGAAGAGGAGGGCATCGCCGCCGAACCGGAGGCGCTGGAGTACATTGCCCGTTTGTCGGATGGCGGGATGCGCGATGCGATCAGCTTGCTCGAGCAGTCTGCAGCCTTCGGCTCCGAAAAGATCACACTTGAAGGTGCGGTTGATGTAACCGGCGGACTCGCAGTCCGTCAGTTCGCAGGCATCGCTGAGGCGGTGCGGGACGGCAATGCGGCCGCTGTGCTGCCGCTTGTTGAAGGGCTTATGCAAGGGGGCAAAAGTCCCGATAAATGCCTCGAGAACCTCATCTATTACTTCCGCGATTTGCTCGTGCTCAAGCTGGCCCCGGCGAGCGCGGGGGGGATGGGACGGATGGCAGATCCGGCGGTATTCCGCGACATGGCGGAGGGCTTCAGCTCGGAGCGCATTTTCCGAATGATTGACGAGCTGAACCGGTATCAAAATGAAATGAGGCATGCGGCGCATCCCCAAACCTTATTCGAGGTGGCGCTCCTCAAAATCTGCACCTTGCCGGAGGGCGCTTCGCCCGGCTCGGGTGCGCAGCCCGCTGCGGACAATCGCGGGGCTTCCGCCCCTGCTGCCTCCGGCCATGAAGTTGCTGCGCTGCAGCAGCGAATTGACCAGCTTGAACGCAAGCTGGAGCAGCTTCAGCGCAGCGGAGGCGCCGCTCCCGCAGTGGCCCCAGCCGCCGCTGCGGGCGGCGCACCCTCCCGCGCCGGCAGCAGCGGGTTCGGGCCCCGGTCCGGCGGTAACCTCCGGACCGTTAAGCTCGACCCCTTTGCCTCCGCCGCAGCAAGTGCCGACACTGCCCAGCTCCGCGGCAAGTGGACGGAGGTGCTCGGTCGCGTCAAGGATGCGCGCGTCACCGTCCATGCCTGGCTCGTTGATGGCGAGCCAGTCTCCTGGGCAGGCGATTCGGTGCTTATCGCTTTCAAGAACACGATGCACCGAGAGACGACCGAGAAGCAAGCCAACCGCGAGCTGATCGAGCGGGTGCTGCAGGAGACGTTCGGCAGGCCGATCCAGCTTGCCACCGTCATGCAAAAGGACTGGCAGCAGGCGTCGTCGGGCGTTTCTGCCGAGCGGAAGGCGGAGCCGCTTGAGCTTTCACATGATGAACCGCCAGCCGCGCCTTCTAGGCCGGAATGGGTCGAAGAAGCATTTAAGTTGTTTGGCGAGGATTTAGTGGAGCTTAAGAAGGAGTAA
- a CDS encoding LSU ribosomal protein L31P: MKEAIHPKYHVTTATCACGNSFETGSVKPNLRVEICSACHPFFTGKQKFLDAGGRVDRFKKKYGI, encoded by the coding sequence ATGAAAGAGGCTATTCATCCGAAATACCACGTGACTACGGCAACTTGCGCTTGCGGCAACTCGTTCGAGACGGGTTCCGTTAAACCTAACCTGCGCGTGGAGATCTGTTCCGCTTGCCACCCATTCTTCACGGGTAAGCAGAAGTTCCTGGACGCCGGCGGCCGCGTAGACCGTTTCAAAAAGAAATACGGTATCTAA
- a CDS encoding Pyruvate-formate lyase-activating enzyme, translated as MNLVYADEQGQLFDHPDWTGLGRGGDIVIELMEDELIPLPEGATLVGLPGTRPIGISPSGKMEMLPGSYQAVGALLPQGYTRLAIPGYVKADRTAVLPLFGYTAVVWKDGGFYVAAEQCDDPERWNPLNCDRGELNVKVEELLAKYPDNRLYKHLSNCALGYECLTASNTFLQRWEGAVPVSYSCNAGCFGCISEQPEDSAFPAPQTRMNFKPTVDELVEIMMEHLKRPESIISFGQGCEGEPSTQAKIIVEAMKRVRQQTNLGYININTNAGLTDFMRAIVDAGLDLMRVSTISALDDHYNAYYKPRAYTLKNVEKSLRYAADKGVYTSINYLIFPGVTDREEEMEAMIDFVRRTGLRLIQMRNLNIDPESYLNLIPKAQGEIYGMKQMLQIFREELPDVVIGSYTHVPPAELARPR; from the coding sequence ATGAATCTTGTCTATGCCGACGAACAAGGCCAATTGTTCGACCATCCCGACTGGACCGGACTCGGCCGCGGCGGGGACATCGTCATCGAGCTGATGGAGGATGAGCTGATTCCTTTACCGGAGGGTGCGACCTTAGTCGGCCTTCCCGGCACCAGACCGATCGGCATTAGCCCGAGCGGTAAGATGGAGATGTTGCCCGGCTCGTACCAAGCCGTAGGAGCACTTCTTCCGCAGGGCTATACACGACTTGCGATTCCCGGTTATGTCAAAGCGGATCGCACCGCCGTTTTGCCGCTGTTTGGCTACACCGCTGTCGTCTGGAAAGACGGTGGATTTTACGTAGCTGCAGAGCAATGCGACGATCCGGAGCGCTGGAATCCGCTCAACTGCGATCGCGGCGAGCTGAACGTCAAAGTAGAAGAGCTGCTGGCGAAGTACCCCGATAACCGGCTGTACAAGCATCTTTCCAATTGCGCCCTTGGTTATGAATGTCTGACCGCATCCAATACGTTCTTGCAGCGTTGGGAAGGAGCCGTTCCTGTTTCCTATTCCTGCAATGCAGGCTGCTTCGGATGTATTTCTGAGCAACCGGAGGATAGTGCTTTTCCTGCGCCGCAGACGCGTATGAACTTCAAGCCGACCGTTGATGAACTGGTTGAAATTATGATGGAACATCTCAAGCGGCCTGAATCCATCATTAGCTTCGGCCAAGGTTGCGAAGGCGAGCCTTCCACCCAAGCAAAGATCATCGTTGAGGCAATGAAGCGCGTCCGCCAGCAGACGAACCTAGGTTATATCAATATCAATACCAATGCTGGTTTGACCGACTTTATGCGGGCGATCGTTGATGCTGGGCTTGATCTCATGCGCGTCAGCACCATCAGTGCGCTAGATGATCATTACAATGCCTATTACAAGCCGCGGGCCTACACGCTCAAAAATGTCGAAAAGTCTCTCCGCTACGCGGCGGACAAAGGCGTCTACACCTCCATCAACTATTTGATTTTCCCCGGGGTCACTGACCGTGAGGAGGAGATGGAGGCGATGATCGATTTTGTGCGGCGGACCGGGCTTCGCCTGATCCAGATGCGTAATTTGAATATTGATCCAGAGAGTTACCTTAACCTGATTCCAAAGGCGCAAGGTGAAATCTACGGCATGAAGCAAATGCTTCAGATCTTCCGCGAAGAGCTCCCTGATGTAGTGATCGGTTCCTACACGCATGTGCCTCCTGCTGAGTTAGCGCGTCCGCGTTGA
- a CDS encoding transcription termination factor Rho: MSEFQIADLEVMSLNDLYKLAKQFEVPSFNQMRKRELIFAVLRAQAERGGLLFMQGILDILPEGFGFLRPINYLPSNEDIYISASQIRRFDLRSGDLVSGKCRPPKENERYFGLLQVNAVNGMSPETAAERLHFPALTPLFPQKKLVLETTPGRLSTRIMDLLAPVGLGQRGLIVAPPKAGKTLLLKEIANSISENNPEIELFVLLIDERPEEVTDMSRSVRGEVVASTFDEVPENHIKVAELVLERALRMVEHKKDVVILLDSITRLARAYNLVIPPSGRTLSGGIDPAAFHRPKRFFGSARNIEEGGSLTILATALIDTGSRMDDIIYEEFKGTGNMELHLDRKLAERRIFPAMDIRRSGTRREDLLLTKEELDKIWVIRKNMNDSPDFVDGFLRKLGETKTNVEFMATLESKNGNRPALSSPSSGSRPGTSSGNQAPKGPAGGSPIVSNTAAYRNNNTQGSGYRSYSSGNGGTAQIAGANSSSGSTSNGAGPTRSENGYSSQRSDSGNSSNSGTGYSRSENGYSSQRAGQSSSYSSSRPTSGQRPLGRPSSTGATRPVGGSMRPGSYSPAPRPSTGDAQPPVQPASADERQPAASAGTAAAPVAQPESAVEARPTAAVSAAAAEQLQQRAGEAASAGAAALPAPQATASAPTAQSVTPTEASTAEAEPAKRGRPAAASTASVPTAQSAKPTEAPTAEAAPAKRGRPAAASTASASTAQSAKPTEAPTAEAEPAKRGRPSAASTASASTAQSVTPAEALTAEAAPAKRGRPAAASTASASTAQSAKPAEALTAEAAPAKRGRPSAASAASASTAQSAKPTEAPTVEAAPAKRGRPSAASTASVPTAQSAKPTEAPIVEAAPPKRGRPSAASTASVPTAQSATPTEAPTAEAAPPKRGRPASKPTATTTTDDAAKPATSTRRPARSKTSPTE, encoded by the coding sequence ATGAGCGAATTTCAGATCGCTGATCTGGAAGTAATGTCATTGAATGATCTGTATAAGCTCGCGAAGCAGTTCGAGGTACCGAGCTTTAATCAGATGAGAAAAAGAGAATTGATTTTTGCTGTTCTCCGCGCCCAAGCGGAGCGTGGCGGGCTGTTGTTCATGCAGGGAATTTTGGACATCCTGCCAGAAGGTTTTGGATTTTTGCGTCCGATTAATTATTTGCCTAGTAATGAAGATATTTATATCTCGGCTTCCCAAATCCGTAGATTCGATCTTAGAAGCGGCGACCTCGTATCGGGGAAATGCCGTCCTCCTAAAGAAAACGAGCGTTACTTCGGCCTTTTGCAAGTCAATGCAGTTAACGGTATGAGCCCAGAAACGGCTGCTGAGCGATTGCATTTCCCGGCGCTGACCCCTCTCTTCCCGCAAAAGAAGCTTGTTCTCGAAACGACACCTGGTCGTCTTTCTACTCGGATTATGGATCTGCTCGCTCCGGTTGGTCTTGGCCAGCGGGGACTGATTGTGGCTCCTCCCAAAGCAGGCAAAACATTGCTGTTGAAGGAAATTGCCAATAGCATCTCTGAAAACAACCCGGAAATCGAGCTATTCGTACTGCTTATCGACGAGCGGCCGGAGGAAGTAACGGACATGTCCCGCTCTGTCAGGGGAGAGGTTGTAGCGTCTACCTTTGATGAAGTACCGGAAAATCATATCAAGGTTGCAGAGCTTGTGCTTGAGAGAGCACTGCGCATGGTTGAGCACAAGAAGGATGTTGTCATCCTGCTGGACAGTATCACTCGTTTGGCGCGAGCTTATAATTTAGTCATTCCTCCGTCTGGACGGACGCTGAGTGGTGGTATTGATCCCGCGGCGTTCCATCGTCCGAAGCGCTTTTTTGGTTCAGCTCGTAATATCGAGGAAGGCGGCAGCCTGACCATTCTGGCAACTGCACTGATCGATACGGGTTCGCGTATGGATGACATCATTTATGAAGAATTCAAGGGCACGGGCAACATGGAGCTGCATTTGGACCGCAAGCTGGCCGAACGCCGGATTTTCCCGGCCATGGATATACGCCGTTCCGGCACGCGCCGGGAGGATCTGTTGCTGACAAAAGAAGAGCTGGATAAAATCTGGGTCATCCGCAAAAATATGAATGACTCGCCGGACTTTGTCGACGGGTTTCTCCGTAAGCTTGGCGAGACCAAGACGAATGTGGAATTCATGGCTACCTTGGAATCCAAAAATGGCAACCGGCCTGCTCTGTCGTCTCCATCCAGCGGCAGCAGACCTGGAACTTCGAGCGGCAACCAAGCTCCGAAGGGGCCAGCCGGCGGCAGCCCGATTGTTTCCAATACAGCTGCTTATCGCAACAATAACACGCAAGGCAGCGGCTACCGCAGCTACTCCTCCGGCAATGGAGGCACAGCTCAGATCGCTGGCGCGAACAGCTCGAGCGGCAGTACTAGTAATGGTGCTGGGCCCACGCGCAGCGAGAATGGCTACAGCTCGCAACGAAGCGATAGTGGCAACAGCAGCAACAGCGGGACTGGATACTCGCGCAGCGAAAATGGGTATAGCTCGCAGCGAGCAGGGCAGAGCAGCTCCTATAGCAGCAGCCGGCCAACTTCCGGCCAACGGCCGCTGGGCCGGCCTTCCTCGACTGGTGCGACTCGCCCAGTAGGGGGCAGCATGCGACCGGGCAGCTACAGCCCGGCGCCACGCCCTAGCACCGGCGACGCTCAGCCGCCGGTGCAGCCGGCTTCAGCCGACGAGCGCCAGCCGGCGGCATCAGCCGGTACGGCGGCTGCGCCAGTTGCGCAGCCGGAGAGCGCTGTCGAGGCGCGGCCGACAGCGGCGGTAAGCGCCGCTGCGGCGGAGCAGCTGCAGCAGCGCGCAGGCGAAGCCGCCAGTGCGGGCGCCGCTGCGTTGCCTGCACCGCAGGCAACGGCCTCTGCGCCAACAGCGCAGTCGGTTACGCCGACTGAAGCGTCGACCGCTGAGGCAGAGCCGGCAAAACGCGGCCGTCCAGCCGCAGCGTCCACGGCTTCCGTGCCAACAGCGCAGTCGGCTAAGCCGACTGAAGCGCCGACTGCTGAGGCAGCGCCGGCAAAACGCGGCCGTCCAGCGGCAGCGTCAACGGCCTCCGCGTCAACAGCGCAGTCGGCTAAGCCGACTGAAGCGCCGACCGCTGAGGCAGAGCCGGCAAAACGCGGCCGTCCATCGGCAGCGTCAACGGCTTCCGCGTCAACAGCGCAGTCGGTTACGCCGGCTGAAGCGCTGACTGCTGAGGCAGCGCCGGCAAAACGCGGCCGTCCAGCCGCAGCGTCGACGGCTTCCGCGTCAACAGCGCAGTCGGCTAAGCCGGCTGAAGCGCTGACTGCTGAGGCAGCGCCGGCAAAACGCGGCCGTCCGTCAGCAGCGTCAGCGGCTTCCGCGTCAACAGCGCAGTCGGCTAAGCCGACTGAAGCGCCGACTGTTGAAGCAGCGCCGGCAAAACGCGGCCGCCCATCGGCAGCGTCAACGGCTTCCGTGCCAACAGCGCAGTCGGCTAAGCCGACTGAAGCGCCGATTGTTGAAGCAGCGCCGCCAAAACGCGGTCGCCCATCGGCAGCGTCAACGGCTTCCGTGCCAACAGCGCAGTCGGCTACGCCGACTGAAGCGCCGACCGCCGAGGCTGCGCCGCCAAAGCGCGGCCGTCCGGCTAGCAAGCCGACCGCCACAACTACTACCGATGACGCGGCTAAGCCTGCGACATCGACTCGCCGCCCGGCGCGGTCCAAAACCTCGCCGACGGAATAA